The DNA sequence ATCTACAACAAGTTCTTCGGCTCGCTCGGGGCGTTGATGGTGCTTCTCATATGGATATTCTACTCGGCGAACATATTCCTTTTCGGGGCGAGCTTTGCCATCTCGGCCCATCGGGAGTCTACCGGGGAGTCCACCGGGGAGTCCGGCGGAGGCCGCCCGGGCCGGGTCGGTAAGGGCCCCTAAGGCCCCATTTTTCAAAGATTTTTATTGTAAAACCCTTTAACCTATGGCAAAATGGAATATTAATATGGTCTCTTAACCGAGAGGACGTACATGAACCAGCAATTATATAAAAATATAGCCATGTGGCTCATCATAGTGGCCGCGGCCGTCTTGATGTTCAACCTCCTGAGCTACAAGCCCATCGAGCCGGACAAGGTTATCTTCAGCGACTTCGTCCAGTCCATGGACAGCGGCGAGGTCGAGTCGGTCACCATCCAGGGCAACAACATAAGCGGCAGGTTCAAGGACGGCAAGGAGTTCAGCACCTTCGCCCCGGACGACCCCGAGCTCGTCGGGAAGCTCAGGGCGAAGGGCGTGAAGATATCCGCCGAGCCGGTGGTGGACACCCCCTCGTGGGGCACCATACTGGTCTCATGGCTCCCGTTCCTCCTTATAATAGGGCTGTGGGTATTCTTCATGCGCCAGATGCAGTCCGGAGGGGGCAAGGCCATGAGCTTCGGCAAGTCCAGGGCAAAGCTCCTGACCGAGGACCAGCACAGGATCACCTTCAAGAACGTGGCCGGCATAGACGAGGCCAAGGACGAGGTCGAGGAGATAATCGACTTCCTGAAGGACCCGAAGAAGTTCACGAAGCTCGGCGGCCGCATACCCAAGGGGGTGCTCCTTATCGGCTCGCCGGGCACGGGTAAGACGCTTCTCGCCAAGGCCATAGCCGGCGAGGCCGAGGTGCCTTTCTTTACCATCTCCGGGAGCGACTTCGTCGAGATGTTCGTCGGCGTGGGAGCTTCACGGGTCAGGGACCTCTTCATACAGGGCAAGAAGAACGCCCCGTGCATAATATTCATAGACGAGATAGACGCGGTCGGCAGGCACAGGGGCGCGGGGCTCGGCGGCGGACACGACGAGAGGGAGCAGACTCTTAACCAGCTCCTTGTCGAGATGGACGGCTTCGAGAGCAACGAGGGGGTTATAATCGTCGCGGCCACCAACCGTCCCGACGTGCTCGACCCCGCACTCCTTAGGCCCGGAAGGTTCGACCGTACCGTGCTCGTTCCCAAACCGGACCTGAACGGGAGGCTGGAGATCCTGAAGGTGCACGCCGAGAAGGTCCCGCTTGCCGACGACGTGGAACTCGATGTGGTCTCCAGGGGCACTCCGGGCTTTTCCGGCGCGGACCTCGCCAACCTCGTGAACGAGGCGGCGCTCCTTGCCGCGAGAAGGGGCAAGGACAAGGTAGAGAAGGCCGAGTTCGACGAGGCCAAGGACAAGCTCCTCATGGGCAGCGAGCGGAAGAGCATGATAATAAGCGAGGAGGAGAAGCGGAACACCGCCTACCACGAGGCGGGGCACACGCTCGTCGCAAGGCTCATCCCCGGCACCGACCCGATACACAAGGTTTCCATAATCCCCAGGGGCATGGCGCTCGGGCTCACCCAGCAACTGCCCGTAGACGAGCGCTACACCCACAACAGGGAGTACCTCATGAGCAACATCGCGGTCTTTATGGGCGGCAGGGTCGCCGAGGAGGTGGTCATGAAGCACATGACCACCGGCGCGGGCAACGACATAGAGAGGGCCACCGAGCTCGCGCGCAAGATGGTCTGCGAGTGGGGCATGAGCGATAAGATCGGCCCTCTTGCCTTCGGCAAGAAGGAGGAGCACATATTCCTCGGTAAAGAGATGGCCCAGCGCCGCGACTTCAGCGAGGGGACGGCCGTTGAGATAGACTCCGAGATAAAGAGGATCGTAAGGGACAACTACAAGAGGGCGAAAAAGCTCATCGAGGGCAAGATCGACGTGCTGCACGCGCTCGCCGCCGCGCTCCTCGAAAAAGAGGTCCTCGACGGCGAGGAGATAGACGGGATAATCTTCGGAGACGATAAACCCCCGGGCCGCAGCGAGCCGGAGCCGGAGAAGGAGAGTCCGGCGGAGGGGGGTCGGGAGACCCCCGAGTCCGAGGCCGTGGAGCCGGCCGCTGCCAGGGCGGAGGCCGGGGGGGGCAAGTAACCCGCCTTGTGACTGTTGTTCGCGTAGTTTTCGCGCGTCGGCCGGTAGAAGGCCGGTCCGGTCGGAGACACTTTTGAGACCGCCTATACGATGCCTTGAGATAAGGTCCGCGGAAGAGGCCCGCTCGGAGATGGAGCTTGTCGGGGCCGACCCCGTGGGCATAAAACTCATGGCCCCCAAGCAACTCCATCAAAACATCAAGGTCGAGGCCCTCACCCCCGCACAGGCCAATATACTCAAGCAGGATATACTCGCGGTAGGCGGCGATGCCGCCGTGTCGAAGGGTACGGTCTCGTGCCGGGTGGGTACCACCGACGCCATCCTTTCCGGTACCAGGAAGCAGATCAAGCTGCTTATAAAGAAGTTAAGGCTTCAGCCTTACGACCTCCCGGCGCTCGCGAAGCAGCTCGGCGACGTCCTGGCCAATACGGAGCGCGGAAAGCTCACCTTGAAGGGACGGAGCGGAAGCTGGACCCTCGGAGAGCGTACGCTCGTTATGGGCATCCTGAACGTAACGCCCGATTCCTTCTCCGATGGCGGGCTCTACCTTGAAGAGGAGAAGGCTGTTCGGAGAGCCCGCGAGATGGCCGGCGAGGGGGCGGACTTTATCGACGTCGGCGGTGAGTCCACGAGGCCCGGCGCCGCGCCGGTGGACGAGGCCGAGGAGGTTAAGAGGGTCATACCGGTCGTCAGGGCGCTGGCGAAGGAAGGGATGGCGGTTTCGGTGGATACCACCAGGGCGGCCGTGGCAAGGGAGGCGCTCGAAGAGGGGGCCGAGATGATAAACGACGTGAGCGCCCTCGAGGGAGACCCGGAGATGGCCGGGGTCGTTGCCGAGAGCGGCGCGGCGGTCGTCCTTATGCACATGAGGGGTACGCCGCGGAACATGCAGGAGAACGTCGGGTACCGGGACATGATGGGCGAGATATTCAACTACCTGAGGGAAAGGCTCGATTACGCCGAGAGCTCGGGCATAGGGGCCGAGAGCACGGTCATAGACCCGGGCATAGGTTTCGGCAAATCCGCCGCCGGCAACATGGAGATAATCAAGAGGCTCGGGGAGCTGAAGGCGCTCGGAAGGCCGATACTCCTCGGGAGTTCGAGGAAGTCCTTCATAGGTAAGACGCTCGGTACGGCGAACGGCCGGAACCTTGCCGGTACGCTCGCGACAGTGACGGCGGCCGTACTGAACGGGGCGCATATCGTCCGCGTCCATGACGTAGGGGAGGCCCGCGAGGCCGCGGCGATGGCCACGGCCTTGAGGTCGGCGCCCCGGAAGCCGGACGCTTAGGGGGAAAGGGGGGGAAGGGTGAGGATGTTCGAGGGAGTGCCTGTTTTTACGAACATCGTGGACGTCGTGGATATCCTGATCGTCGCCGCGGTGCTCTACTGGCTGATGCTTCTGCTGAAGGGCACCAGGGCGGAGAGGATGCTCTGGGGCCTTGCCGTGGTGGTCGTGGTGTACTTCGCGAGCCAGGGGCTTGGCCTTTTCACGCTCCAATGGATACTCAGCAACTTCCTCGGCTCGATAGTTATTATAGTAATTATCCTCTTCCAGCAGGAGATAAGGAGGGCGCTCGCGCAGATGGGGAGGGCCTTTTCGAGCCACGAGACCATGAGCTCGACCGAGTCCCTCGATGAGGTGTCCAGGGCCGTCTCCGCCATGAGCGCCGACAGGGTCGGCGGCATTATAGTGATAGAACGCGGGATGGACATGAAGGACCTCATCGATACCGGCATCGAGCTGGACGCGAAGGTCTCCAGGGAGTTGCTCCTCGCTATCTTCAACCCCCACTCCCCCATGCACGACGGGGCGGTGCTGGTGCACGGCAACAGGGTGCTGAAGGCCGGGTGCATACTGCCGCTGACGGAAAAGGAGCTCACGAAGAGCATAGGTACCAGGCACAGGGCGGCGCTCGGGCTCTCCGAGCAGACCGACGCGGCTGTGGTGGTGGTCTCGGAAAAGACAGGCGAGGTGTCGCTCGTTATCGAGGAAAAACTCGAACTGGGGCTCGACCCCGCCCTGCTGCCCGCGAGGCTCAAGGCGGCGCTTGCCCCGGAGGATAAACCGGCCAGTAGTTTCTTCCCGTGGAAGGCCGGTAGATGAGTGGCGAGTTTTTTTAACGTTTGGACCGGGCCGCACCGCACTGCACCGGGCATAATTAAGGAAAGACGGAGGTATGAAGAAGATATTTTTCGAGAACCTGGGGCTTAAGCTCCTGGCACTTGCCTTTGCCCTCGCCCTGTGGTTTCTTGTTGTAGGCGAAAAGGTCTCCGAGGTGGGTCTGCTGGTGCCGCTGGGGTTCAAGGGCATCTCCGAGGAGATGATCATGGTGAGCTCCCCGCCCGGGGACATAGACGTAAGGGTGGTGGGCCCCAAGAGCTTTATAAACAAGCTGTCGCCGGCCCAGATAAGCGTGGACGTGGACCTGAGCGACGCGAAGGACGGCCTTAATACCATAAGGCTCACCCCGGAGGAAGTAAAGGTCCCCAGGGGAATAGAGGTGGTGAGGATACGCCCGGCCTCGGTGGAGATACGCATGGAGCGCCTTGTAACCTCCGTTGTGCCTGTCGAGGTGAAGCTCGTAGGGGTCCCGGCCGAGGGATATGA is a window from the Thermodesulfobacteriota bacterium genome containing:
- the ftsH gene encoding ATP-dependent zinc metalloprotease FtsH; the encoded protein is MNQQLYKNIAMWLIIVAAAVLMFNLLSYKPIEPDKVIFSDFVQSMDSGEVESVTIQGNNISGRFKDGKEFSTFAPDDPELVGKLRAKGVKISAEPVVDTPSWGTILVSWLPFLLIIGLWVFFMRQMQSGGGKAMSFGKSRAKLLTEDQHRITFKNVAGIDEAKDEVEEIIDFLKDPKKFTKLGGRIPKGVLLIGSPGTGKTLLAKAIAGEAEVPFFTISGSDFVEMFVGVGASRVRDLFIQGKKNAPCIIFIDEIDAVGRHRGAGLGGGHDEREQTLNQLLVEMDGFESNEGVIIVAATNRPDVLDPALLRPGRFDRTVLVPKPDLNGRLEILKVHAEKVPLADDVELDVVSRGTPGFSGADLANLVNEAALLAARRGKDKVEKAEFDEAKDKLLMGSERKSMIISEEEKRNTAYHEAGHTLVARLIPGTDPIHKVSIIPRGMALGLTQQLPVDERYTHNREYLMSNIAVFMGGRVAEEVVMKHMTTGAGNDIERATELARKMVCEWGMSDKIGPLAFGKKEEHIFLGKEMAQRRDFSEGTAVEIDSEIKRIVRDNYKRAKKLIEGKIDVLHALAAALLEKEVLDGEEIDGIIFGDDKPPGRSEPEPEKESPAEGGRETPESEAVEPAAARAEAGGGK
- the cdaA gene encoding diadenylate cyclase CdaA; translated protein: MFEGVPVFTNIVDVVDILIVAAVLYWLMLLLKGTRAERMLWGLAVVVVVYFASQGLGLFTLQWILSNFLGSIVIIVIILFQQEIRRALAQMGRAFSSHETMSSTESLDEVSRAVSAMSADRVGGIIVIERGMDMKDLIDTGIELDAKVSRELLLAIFNPHSPMHDGAVLVHGNRVLKAGCILPLTEKELTKSIGTRHRAALGLSEQTDAAVVVVSEKTGEVSLVIEEKLELGLDPALLPARLKAALAPEDKPASSFFPWKAGR
- a CDS encoding CdaR family protein, which encodes MKKIFFENLGLKLLALAFALALWFLVVGEKVSEVGLLVPLGFKGISEEMIMVSSPPGDIDVRVVGPKSFINKLSPAQISVDVDLSDAKDGLNTIRLTPEEVKVPRGIEVVRIRPASVEIRMERLVTSVVPVEVKLVGVPAEGYEVAAFSVEPGSVAIVGRGKKVRKIKSIKTEPVDVGGLTGTETVEVDLDTVELGIAGVEPDVVDVTVEIKETEKPEEEKKPVEEEKKK
- the folP gene encoding dihydropteroate synthase, which encodes MRPPIRCLEIRSAEEARSEMELVGADPVGIKLMAPKQLHQNIKVEALTPAQANILKQDILAVGGDAAVSKGTVSCRVGTTDAILSGTRKQIKLLIKKLRLQPYDLPALAKQLGDVLANTERGKLTLKGRSGSWTLGERTLVMGILNVTPDSFSDGGLYLEEEKAVRRAREMAGEGADFIDVGGESTRPGAAPVDEAEEVKRVIPVVRALAKEGMAVSVDTTRAAVAREALEEGAEMINDVSALEGDPEMAGVVAESGAAVVLMHMRGTPRNMQENVGYRDMMGEIFNYLRERLDYAESSGIGAESTVIDPGIGFGKSAAGNMEIIKRLGELKALGRPILLGSSRKSFIGKTLGTANGRNLAGTLATVTAAVLNGAHIVRVHDVGEAREAAAMATALRSAPRKPDA